TCCTTTAGAAATTACAAATAGAGATTTACCATCGTTAGTAATTTCCAGCCCAGCAGGACCGCCATCTAGTTTAGCCAATATTTTAGTTTCTTTGGTACGGGGCTCGGTAACCCATAAATCGTATCCCTTTTCAAAACTAGTTAAGTAGAATAACTTTTCTCCATCAGGCGACATTACCGCATCAGAAATATTGGACGAATTGATTGTTAATCGCACTTTGCGATCTTCGATTCCATCCAATTCCATTTTAATCAGCTTGTCATCAACCTTGGCAACTTGTTTGTCTTTTGACACTTCTTCTTTTTTATTCGCTTCGTCTTTCTCTTTCTTTTCTTTTTCCTCTTGTTCCTTTAATAAAGCAAAATCATTTTTATTGAGAATGAAACGGTCAAATGCGGCCTGAGTAAAGAACATACCATAAATATCCTGCTGTCCACCCCAACTTGCATGATTCTTCATTCCATCGCGATCAGAAAAATAGATCATCATTTTTCCACCCATTGACCACCTTGGGCTACCTTCTCCGTAACCACTTGGAGTCAAATTGACCATTTTTTGCTTCCCATCAGCTGATATTAACGTTATATCATTATTAAAGTATTGATTGGGTTCATTGAAGCTTGCTAAAATCCATTTGCTATCAGGCGACCATGAATAATATTGATCTCCGTCTGAATATGAATAATTGCTATCATCGCTTAAAAGTGTTCTCACTGACTTATCAGCGATTTTGTAAACACGCAACGTAACACGATTTTCCAAGAAAGCTATCTCTTTACCATCAGGCGAGTAAGCTGGTTGAAACTCATCAACCTTTGTAGCAATAACAGGTTCTTCGTTTAACAAGGTTGATGAATAAAAATAGGTTTCTTCCTTGCGTTTAATACTGGTTTTATAAACATCCCAGTTGCCATCCCGCTCCGCTGCAAACAATAACGTACGGCCATCCGGGCTAAAACTTACTGAACGTTCTTGTGTTGGAGTGTTGGTAACCCGCTTAGTTACTCCACCATCAACAGAGGTTACAAAAATTTCGCCTCTAAACACAAAAGCAATCTCCTTTCCGTTAGGCGAAAGTGCCATTTCCGTTGCTCCAGACCCAACAGGTAATACCTTTTCTGTATTGGTTCGTCCATCTATCAAAATTTGAACAGAAACTTTTTGAGGTTGCGCACCATGTTTTTGTGTAAAAAGTTCTCCGTTTTGAGAATAACACAACTGGTTGTCATTTGAGATGGTTAAGAATCTTACAGGATTTTTTGAAAACGAAGTGATTTTTGTACTATTTCCTCCGTTTGCAGCCATTTGGTGAACGTTCATAGTTCCACTTTCCTCACTCAGGTAAAACACTTCACCATTTGACCCAAATACTGGATTGCGATCTTCACCTGCAAAATTGGTTAGCTTGGCATAGGTCTTGGCATTTGCATCAAATAGCCAAATATCTTTGGTAACAGCGGACGTATGATGCTTACGCCATTGATCTTCATAACCTTTATAATCTTGATAAATGATTTTCTTTCCGTCTTTGCTAACTCGAGCCATTTCCATGGAGTTTGAGTTCAGCATGGTTGTTTTTCCTCCTGCAGACGGAACACTATACAACTCAGGCATGCGTCCGTAAGGAAACTGAGCCGATGTAAAAATATCCTGTCGAACCGAACTGAAAATTACATTTTTATCATCCGAACTGAAATCTGATGGAAAATCATTTGAAGAATGATAGGTAACGCGTTTAGCCTCTCCACCCGATGCCGGCATTACATACACATCGAAATTACCATAACGATCAGAAGCAAAAGCTATTGATTTCCCATCATGCGACCATATCGGCATAAAATCATGTGCTTCATGCATGGTTAAAGGAATAGCCTGCCCTCCCCCAGATGGCACCTTGTACAAATCTCCCTTATAACTAAAAACGATGGTTTTCCCATCAGGAGAAATAGCCGGATAACGCATCCATAATGGATTTTCTTGCGCCTGAGCCGTATTGATTGCTCCAAGGAGTAACAAGGCTCCAATAATTTTCTTCATACGATTTATCGATTATAAATAAAGCTTTACAGATTAAACTTAAAACTATACAAAATTACCTCTAGCACAAATTTGTAATCAGTAATTTACACATAGAATTTCATTGTTGGAAGTTAGCCCCTCTAACACCGCTTAGTTTTTTTTAGAAGATTTCGAGGCTTTAATTTTGATGTGGATGATGATGCTTTTCCCATTCTTGAATAATTTCCCAAATAAATCCCATAAATGCTGCACCGGCTAAAAAACTTATACCTATTGCAACCAACGACAAATTTTGAGACAAATAACTAATGGATTCTTCTTTTACTTCTGAAAAGGAATTTTCGGGTTGAATTAAGAGAATGGAAAGCCAATCTGAATATGCGTGTCCCTTTGCCCAACATTGGCACGATGATGATAGAACTATGAACATCATCAGCCCTATAAAAGCAAATCTCTTCATAGTAACAACTATAATGACAAAGGTACTTAAATTAATTAGTCAATCCACTTATTTAATTTATTATCAAGTATTTGATAGTATTTCTAGAAGATTAAAATTCTTAGTTAAACCAATTTCAGAACAGATGGTCAAAGATGTGTTAACTGACATTTATGGAAAAAGCTACCGCCAAAATTATTCAACATTTGTATTCCCGCGCCGGGTTTGGAATTTCTTATAAAAAACTACAGCAATTACACAATAAGCCAATTGCTAAAATAGTTAAGGCAATTTTTGAAGAATCTAATGATTATTCTCAGTTAGATTTAAACCTCGATTTGGAAGAAATGAAGGGAAAGGAAATGATGAGTGAGGAAAATCGTAAGGCAATGCGTAAGTTTTTTAAAGAAAGTACTGAAAACCTTAACACCCGTTGGATTCAGCAAATGAGCGTTACAAATGCTCAATTACGTGAGAAAATGACTTTGTTTTGGCACGGTCATTTCGCTTGTAGAAGTTTCAATCCAATTCATAATCAGCAGCTCAACAATATTATGCGCAACTATGGCTTGGGAAATTTTAAGGAATTGTTGGTGCAGGTTTCCAGATCTCCTGCCATGCTTGCATTTCTTAATAATCAACAAAACCGTAAAGATAGCCCTAATGAAAACTTTGCCCGTGAACTAATGGAGCTTTTTACGATTGGCCGTGGCAATTATACCGAAAAGGATGTTAAAGAAGCAGCACGAGCCTTTACCGGATGGGGATTTAAGCCATTAACCACCGAGTTTGTGTTCAGAGCTAACCAACACGATTTTGGACCGAAAACTTTTATGGAACAAACCGGTAATTTTGACGGAACTGACATCATCGACATTATTCTTAAACATAAGGAAACATCCCAATTCATCTGCACCAAACTGTATAAGTTTTTTGTTAATGATAAAATAAACCCACAACATGTGAACATACTTGCGGAGCATTTTTATCAGTCCAATTATAACATTGGGAGTACAATGGTCTTACTTTTTACGGCTGATTGGTTTTATGCTTCAGAAAATATTGGTGCCAATATCAAGTCTCCAATAGAATTCATTGTTGGTTTAAACCGTCAGTTTTATATAAGCTACGAAAGCACTGATATGCTGCTTTTTTTACAAAGGGCGCTAGGTCAAATGCTTTTCTATCCACCCAATGTAAGCGGCTGGCCAGGTGGAAAAAACTGGATTGACAGCTCAACACTCATGTACCGGTTAAAAATTCCTTCGGTCATTTTAAATAATGGCGTTATTGAATTAGCCGGTAAACCAGACCCAGAGGAAGAAGCACAACTGGCCATGATGAAAAAAATGACTACTCAAATACAACGCAGAGTGAAAGCGACTCCAGACTGGGACCAATTTATGCAAGAACTGCCACAATCCATGAGTCAGGAACAATTGATCGATTATTTACTTGCTCCTGATTTAGCAAAGAGAAAGCTAAATCTGTTATCCGAATTATCATCCAAAACGGTAAAGGAACTGATTATACAATTGGTATCAATGCCTGAGTATCAACTTTGCTAGGGTATTACCCATTTTTTCAATAATAACTGTATGAAACGCAGAGATTTTCTTAAAAATACAGCACTGGCATCAGGAGCATTTTTAATCCCATCTTTTATAAAGCCCTTAGAATTGATTGCAGCTGACAACATCGGTTTTAAGCGATTGGTGATTATTCAGCTTTCAGGAGGGAATGACGGTTTAAACACAATTGTACCATTTGGAGATGACCTTTATTACAAAAAACGTCCTTCGTTAAATATTGCAGAAAATGAGGTCATCAAGTTAAATAATTACCAAGGATTTAATCCTGCCATGGATGCATTACGGGAGGTTTATGACCAGGGACAAATGAGTATTTTAAATGGCGTTGGTTATCCAAACCCCGATCGTTCGCATTTCCGCTCCATGGACATTTGGCATACTGCCAGTGGTTCTGACGAATATCTCCCAACTGGCTGGATTGGTCGTTACCTGGATTCTAACTGTGCCGAGTGCAAATCTCCACATACAGCAATTGAAGTAGATGAATCTTTATCACTAGCCTTAAAAGGAATTACTAACAAAGGTATTGCCGTAAAAAACAGTGAACAGTTATACCGAACCACACGCGAACCATTTTTTAAGATGGCGGTAAATGATGCCAAGCAAAACCTTCTTAATGAGGATAATTTGGGTTATTTGTATAAAACACTGATAGAAACTTATTCCTCGGCTCAATACATCA
Above is a window of Solitalea lacus DNA encoding:
- a CDS encoding DUF1501 domain-containing protein, whose protein sequence is MKRRDFLKNTALASGAFLIPSFIKPLELIAADNIGFKRLVIIQLSGGNDGLNTIVPFGDDLYYKKRPSLNIAENEVIKLNNYQGFNPAMDALREVYDQGQMSILNGVGYPNPDRSHFRSMDIWHTASGSDEYLPTGWIGRYLDSNCAECKSPHTAIEVDESLSLALKGITNKGIAVKNSEQLYRTTREPFFKMAVNDAKQNLLNEDNLGYLYKTLIETYSSAQYINDTAKLYKNTAIYPISQFANELKTIATFINSGLSTRVYYVSLSGFDTHIAQRGQQSRLLKAFSEAVAAFIKDLKSTRNFDDTLIMTFSEFGRRVSQNASGGTDHGTANNLFLFSGKLKKAGIFNTAPNLNDLDNGDIKYQIDFRNVYATVLNNWLGITNDKIINPGFKPLSLV
- a CDS encoding DUF1800 domain-containing protein, encoding MEKATAKIIQHLYSRAGFGISYKKLQQLHNKPIAKIVKAIFEESNDYSQLDLNLDLEEMKGKEMMSEENRKAMRKFFKESTENLNTRWIQQMSVTNAQLREKMTLFWHGHFACRSFNPIHNQQLNNIMRNYGLGNFKELLVQVSRSPAMLAFLNNQQNRKDSPNENFARELMELFTIGRGNYTEKDVKEAARAFTGWGFKPLTTEFVFRANQHDFGPKTFMEQTGNFDGTDIIDIILKHKETSQFICTKLYKFFVNDKINPQHVNILAEHFYQSNYNIGSTMVLLFTADWFYASENIGANIKSPIEFIVGLNRQFYISYESTDMLLFLQRALGQMLFYPPNVSGWPGGKNWIDSSTLMYRLKIPSVILNNGVIELAGKPDPEEEAQLAMMKKMTTQIQRRVKATPDWDQFMQELPQSMSQEQLIDYLLAPDLAKRKLNLLSELSSKTVKELIIQLVSMPEYQLC
- a CDS encoding S41 family peptidase; this translates as MKKIIGALLLLGAINTAQAQENPLWMRYPAISPDGKTIVFSYKGDLYKVPSGGGQAIPLTMHEAHDFMPIWSHDGKSIAFASDRYGNFDVYVMPASGGEAKRVTYHSSNDFPSDFSSDDKNVIFSSVRQDIFTSAQFPYGRMPELYSVPSAGGKTTMLNSNSMEMARVSKDGKKIIYQDYKGYEDQWRKHHTSAVTKDIWLFDANAKTYAKLTNFAGEDRNPVFGSNGEVFYLSEESGTMNVHQMAANGGNSTKITSFSKNPVRFLTISNDNQLCYSQNGELFTQKHGAQPQKVSVQILIDGRTNTEKVLPVGSGATEMALSPNGKEIAFVFRGEIFVTSVDGGVTKRVTNTPTQERSVSFSPDGRTLLFAAERDGNWDVYKTSIKRKEETYFYSSTLLNEEPVIATKVDEFQPAYSPDGKEIAFLENRVTLRVYKIADKSVRTLLSDDSNYSYSDGDQYYSWSPDSKWILASFNEPNQYFNNDITLISADGKQKMVNLTPSGYGEGSPRWSMGGKMMIYFSDRDGMKNHASWGGQQDIYGMFFTQAAFDRFILNKNDFALLKEQEEKEKKEKDEANKKEEVSKDKQVAKVDDKLIKMELDGIEDRKVRLTINSSNISDAVMSPDGEKLFYLTSFEKGYDLWVTEPRTKETKILAKLDGGPAGLEITNDGKSLFVISKGRITKIEAESGKTTSVGINGEMLLNGYGEREYIFNHAWRQVKEKFYVTNLHNVDWDYYGKEYNRFLPYINNNYDFAEMMSEMLGELNASHTGCRYFAQADGGDQTAVLGLLYDESYTGKGLKIAEVLAKGPFSISKTKVKAGIVVEKIDGVEITEDKDFNLLFNRKAGKLTLVSFYDPSSGTRWEESVKPISLNEQNELLYTRWVENRKKEVDKLSGGKVGYVHVRNMNDNSFRTVYEEVLGKNAQKEALIVDTRFNGGGWLHDDLVTLLSGKKYIDIFPREKHRGQEPFRKWTKSSVVLMGEGNYSDAHMFPYAYKANNIGKLIGMPVPGTGTAVWWETQIDPTLVFGIPQVGMLDINGKYLENQQLEPDVKVANDPSVVVTGVDQQLERAVNELLKGSLKAEK